One genomic region from Pongo abelii isolate AG06213 chromosome 4, NHGRI_mPonAbe1-v2.0_pri, whole genome shotgun sequence encodes:
- the LOC103890614 gene encoding uncharacterized protein LOC103890614: MWGCAPLEAVSSDMRRISSEGILMHMGKLRPRLHIHEFSWKIPSQRSCTAGNQYGSGPRQGITTTLARNKRLQKSGQDNFKAVQNSCHSLLQHVFLLYFRHGIGDTAITKGQLSHPEKKKMKIMTSLQLR; the protein is encoded by the exons atgtggggaTGTGCACCGCTGGAAGCCGT GAGTTCTGATATGAGAAGAATTTCTTCAGAAGGTATCTTAAtgcatatggggaaactgaggcccag ATTGCACATACATGAGTTTTCCTGGAAAATCCCAAGTCAAAGAAGCTGCACTGCAGGAAATCAATATGGTTCAGGCCCCAGGCAAGGCATCACAACTACACTTGCAAGAAACAAACGCCTGCAAAAATCAGGACAAGATAATTTTAAAGCTGTGCAAAACAG TTGTCATAGCCTTCTCCAGCATGTGTTCCTTCTATATTTCAGACATGGCATAGGAGACACAGCAATAACTAA GGGGCAACTATcgcatccagaaaaaaaaaaaatgaaaataatgacttCTCTGCAACTAAGATGA